From a region of the Panicum virgatum strain AP13 chromosome 2K, P.virgatum_v5, whole genome shotgun sequence genome:
- the LOC120672387 gene encoding B3 domain-containing protein Os01g0234100-like, which produces MEQKMALVKDDDYQPMDNELPVVVTHQPGAIPCGDDDDEVIPIKIVRPRRVRRKLPGVPQTDGAKRISKGIHTITGESDVDGRQIHASVDDNWESAMSRAQEIRAKLPVENPSFVKHMLQSHVVRGFWLGSSSRPDGARMIWKKFWALPIPQKVKIFAWRLIHKGLATRDNKTCSSIGRAKYL; this is translated from the exons ATGGAGCAGAAGATGGCATTGGTCAAGGATGACGATTACCAGCCGATG GATAATGAGCTCCCTGTTGTTGTCACGCACCAACCTGGAGCAATTCCTTGtggtgacgacgacgacgaggttaTTCCCATAAAA ATTGTGAGGCCAAGGAGAGTGCGAAGAAAGCTTCCTGGTGTTCCTCAAACTGACGGTGCCAAGCGCATTAGCAagggcatccatacaattactgGA GAATCTGATGTTGATGGCCGTCAGATACATGCAAG TGTGGACGACAACTGGGAATCTGCTATGTCTAGAGCTCAGGAGATACGGGCCAAATTACCTGTAGAAAATCCTAGCTTTGTCAAGCATATGTTACAATCTCATGTCGTCAGAGGTTTTTGGCTG GGTTCCAGCAGCAGGCCCGATGGTGCAAGGATGATTTGGAAGAAGTTCTGGGCGTTGCCGATACCGCAGAAGGTGAAGATTTTTGCCTGGCGACTTATTCATAAAGGACTGGCCACAAGGGATAATAAAACATGCTCGTCGATTGGAAGAGCAAAATATTTGTGA